A segment of the Actinomyces sp. oral taxon 171 str. F0337 genome:
GCGACGCCCGCCGCACACTGCACGACCACCCCGCCGCACGCCTGGCTTCGGGACGCGTGAGCGCCCGCTCGGTGCGCGAGCTCGCCGGCTCCTTCACCGGCGGTCGCCCCGACGTCGTCGTCCTCGATCCACCGAGGCAGGGGGCCGGGCGCGAGGTCATCGAGGCCGTCAGCGCCCTGGGAGCCGAACGGATCGTCCTGGTGGCCTGTGACCCGGCGGCCTTGGCTCGGGACCTGGGAACCCTTCTGCGGGCCGGCTATGTGCTGGGGTCCATGAGTGCCCTGGACATGTTCCCGCACACGCACCACTTCGAGACGATCGCGGTGCTTGACAGATCCTGAGCCAATCGACGGCAAAGGCGATGGGCCCCAGTCCTTCACGGACTGGGGCCCATCTCATGCTCCGGGAAGGAGCCTAGTCAGCCGATGGTCGGTCACGATGCGCGACGACGGACGGCCAGGATCACATATCCCGTCACCAGGAATGCGGCCATGGCTGCGATGACTGGCATGGCGTTGGAGCCGGTGCTCGCCAGGTTGCTGCCGCTATTGCTTGGTGGCGTGCTGGCCGAGGTGCCGGGCGTGGGGACCTCGGTGGGAGTGGGCGTCGGCGCGGGGACCTCGGTGGGGGTCGGCGTCGGCGTGGGCTCCTCGGTGGGAGTGGGCGTCGGCGTGGGGACCTCGGTGGGGGTCGGCGTCGGCGTGGGCTCCTCGGTGGGAGTGGGCGTCGGCGCGGGGACCTCGGTGGGGGTCGGCGTCGGCGTGGGCTCCTCGGTGGGGGTCGGCGTCGGCGTGGGCTCCTCGGTGGGGGTCGGCGTCGGCGTGGGCTCCTCGGTGGGGGTCGGCGTCGGCGTGGGCTCCTCGGTGGGGGTCGGCGTCGGCGTGGGCTCCTCGGTGGGAGTGGGCGTCGGCGTGGGCTCCTCGGTGGGGGTCGGCGTCGGCGTGGGCTCCTCGGTGGGGGTCGGCGTCGGCGTGGGCTTCGGGACCTCCGTGTAGGTGTTGGTCACCGTGACAAGGGTGGCGCTGGCATCGCCCTCCTTGATCGTGAAGGCTCCGTTGTCGATCTTGGTGTCGACCGTGTAGCCCTCGCGCTCAGCGCCGCCGTCAGCCTGCTTCTCCTTCTCGGTGACCTCGCAGTTGGTACCCACCGGTACGGACGGGCCGTCGACGGGCGTGCCGTCGCCCTTCACCTCAAGGGTGCCCTCGGAGCCGTTCTCACACGTGTAGGAGATCTGGAAAGTCTCCTTGGAGAAGGCCTCCTTGTTGCTTCCCTCGACCTTCTTCACGACGGAGAAGGAACCGGTCTTCTCAATGACCTCGTTGTACAGGCCCACAGCCTGCACAGAGGAATCGACCGAGAACGTCGCGGTCTCCGGCGTCTCAGTGCCGTTGATGGAGAAGGTCTTGCCTCCCCAGCCAAGGGCCCCGGGAAGGGCCGCTGCGGACGTGTCCTCCGTCAGCGTGATCTTGGTTCCCTTGGGGAACTCGCGCAGGGTGTCCCCGGCCTGCTGCTGGCCCGCGGCCACCTCAACGGTGTAGGGGTTCGATGCCGGCTTGTTGGCCCAGGTCGGGTAGTTGGCCTCGGTCGTGCCGTTGGGGAGCTCGTAGGCGACGTTCACGCGGATCTTGGTGTCCGCAGGGACGTCGTTCTGGTGAGCGCCGGTGATGTACTTCTTGACCCCGAATGAGCCGAAGCCCTGAGTCAGCTGTACGTCGTAGGAGATCGGGTCCTTGTAGGCCATCTGTGCGGACACCGTGGTGTTCTTACCGCCGTTCAGGGTGGCGCTGTTGGTGTAGACCTTGCCCGGGACGATCTTGCCGCCCTCGGCCAGGGACTGGTAGACGATCTCGTAGTTCGCGTTCTTGGCGAAGTTGCCGTCCGTACGGGACAGGGTGATGGACGCAGTGGTCCCGTCGGCGCCGATGGTCGGCTTCAGAGTGAACTTTCCGTGGTCGGTGTTCATGGTTGTGCCATCGGCCTTGGCGACGTCGAAGTAGCCGTCGGCGCCACCGCCGAATTCCTCGGGGTTGACCCGCACGTACCAGGAGCCGAGATCCGGGTTGAGCTTCTGCCCGCCCCCGGAGACGTCGTTGAAGGTGACGCTGTTGATGCTACCCGCCTCCGCTTCCAGGTGGTTGGCGATGGTGGTACCACTGAACTGGATGTGCCAGTTCAGACTGCTGGAGTCGCGCTTGAGGGAGTTGGCGTACTTGCCAAGGTCCTTCTCAACCCAGGCGATAGGCAGAATCCGCTCGTTGTTGGGGTGGAAGACCTCGGTGCCGGTGCCGTTGGCGTCGAAGGTGGTCTTGTTGACCTGGGTCACCTTCTGGGCCACGATCATCTGGTTGCCCGACCCCTTGAGGTCGCTGGCCGCGCTGATCGCGGTGTTGAAGGTGCAGGTGAGGGTCTCGGTGGTCGTGACGCAGTCACCCACCTTGGTGCCGTTCCCGAGAACAAGATCGTCGTGTCGACCGATCTCGCGGTACCGGTACTCCTCCGGAAGGCCGATGCTGAAGGACTGGCCCGGCTGTGGATCGGCGCTAGAGGCGTCCCAGGCGAACTTCATGCGAACCGGGTCCTCGAGGTGCGCAGGCTTACCCGGAAACTCAGTTCCATCCTTGTCAGCGAGGATGAGGGGACTGAAGGAAATCTTCACTCCGGTGTTCTGGTCTGCGCTCGCACGAGGTGCTAATAGCGCAACAAAGCTACCCAGTGCGACCAGCAGTACGCCGGCGAGCAGAGTCGCCACGTACTTGCGATGCACAGAGAGGTGCTGTAGGTGCATTCGTTATCTCCATCTTCATGGGTTGACATTCCTGTGTTGTGGGGAATTACAGGAATCCGTCAAGATACTATGGGGTGAGTCTTAACGGAGGGCACGCAAATAACGTTTTGTAACCATTGCGTTGCCGTATTGGTATATTTGTTGATCGGATGATTGCGCGTGCGCGGTCTCTTGTGGGTGTGCGGCCCTCGACGGGTGCCGTCTCCCTATGTGTGCGGCGGGCCTTGCCTAATTGCCGTGTTGGCAACCACTCCGACCTTCAGGTTTGGCGGGGCATCCCTACGTGTTGACAACGGATGACATGCCGTGGGCTACGGTCCACACCGGAGTATCCGCGCAGCCGCCCGCCTGGCTGTCACTGCACGTCAGCGTGACAGACCTGCGATGGCGCAGCAGGCCGGATCGGTACGACAACTGGAAGTGAGCCCCGGTGACCAGCCTCAACACCTTTGCCTCGCGCAGCACCCTCGACGTCGAAGGCCGCAACTACGAGATCTACCGCCTGGACGCCGTCCCCGGCCTGGAGCGTCTGCCCTACAGCCTCAAGGTGCTGGCCGAGAACCTGCTGCGCACCGAGGACGGTGCCAACATCACAGCCGACCACGTGCGCGCCCTGGCCGCCTGGGACCCGGCCGCCGAGCCCGACACAGAGATCCAGTTCACCCCCGCCCGCGTCGTCATGCAGGACTTCACGGGTGTGCCGTGCATCGTCGATCTGGCCACCATGCGAGAGGCGGTCTCCGACCTCGGCGGTGACCCCGAGGTCATCAACCCCCTCAACCCCGCCGAGATGGTCATCGACCACTCCGTGCAGATCGACTCCTTCGGTCTGCCCGGATCCCTGGAGCGCAACAAGGAGCGCGAGTACGAGCGCAACGCCGAGCGCTACCAGTTCCTGCGCTGGGGGCAGGGGGCGCTGTCCAACTTCCGCGTCGTCCCGCCGGGCACTGGCATCGTCCATCAGGTCAACATCGAGTACCTGGCGCGCATCGTCTTCACCCATGAGGCCGACGGCGTCACCCAGGCCTACCCCGACACCTGCGTGGGCACCGACTCCCACACCACCATGGTCAACGGTCTGGGCGTCCTGGGCTGGGGCGTGGGCGGCATCGAGGCCGAGGCCGCCATGCTGGGCCAGCCCGTCTCCATGCTCATCCCCAAGGTGGTGGGTTTCAAGCTCTCCGGCGCCATCCCCGCCGGCGCCACCGCCACCGACGTGGTCCTGACCATCACCGAGATGCTGCGCGCCCACGGGGTGGTGGGCAAGTTCGTCGAGTTCTACGGGGAGGGCGTCGCCGAGGTGCCGTTGGCCAACCGCGCCACCATCGGCAACATGAGCCCCGAGTTCGGCTCCACCGCTGCGATCTTCCCGATCGACGAGGTCACCCTGGACTACCTGCGCCTGACCGGCCGCTCCGAGGAGCGCGTGCGCCTCGTGGAGGCCTACACCAAGGCCCAGGGCATGTGGCACGACCCGGCCCGTGAGCCCGTCTACTCCGAGTACCTCGAGCTGGACCTGTCCACGGTGGTGCCCTCGATCGCCGGCCCCAAGCGCCCCCAGGACCGCATCGTCCTGTCACGGGCCAAGGAGTCCTTCCAGGAGGTCCTGCCCACCTACGCGGCCCAGCCCTCCGAGCCGACGCCGGTGACCATGGCCGACGGCACCGCCACCGAGCTTGACCACGGGCACGTCGCCATTGCCTCGATCACCTCGTGCACCAACACCTCCAACCCCTCGGTGATGATGGCCGCCGGCCTGCTGGCCCGCAACGCCGTGGCCCGGGGCCTGCGCTCCAAGCCCTGGGTGAAGACCTCCACCGCCCCGGGCAGCCAGGTCGTCACCGACTACTACGAGAAGGCCGGGCTGTGGCCCGCCCTCAATGAGCTGGGCTTCAATGTTGTCGGCTACGGCTGCGCCACCTGCATCGGCAACTCCGGGCCCCTGCCGGCTGAGGTCTCCCAGGCGGTCAACGACGCCGACCTCGCCGTGGTCTCGGTGCTCTCGGGTAACCGCAACTTCGAGGGGCGCATCAACCCCGACGTCAAGATGAACTACCTGGCCTCCCCGCCCCTGGTCATCGCCTACGCCCTGGCCGGGACCATGGACATCGACTTCGCCACCGAGCCGCTGGGCCAGGACCCCGAGGGCCGCGACGTCTTCCTGTCCGACATCTGGCCCGACCCGACGGAGGTCCAGGC
Coding sequences within it:
- a CDS encoding DUF5979 domain-containing protein encodes the protein MKFAWDASSADPQPGQSFSIGLPEEYRYREIGRHDDLVLGNGTKVGDCVTTTETLTCTFNTAISAASDLKGSGNQMIVAQKVTQVNKTTFDANGTGTEVFHPNNERILPIAWVEKDLGKYANSLKRDSSSLNWHIQFSGTTIANHLEAEAGSINSVTFNDVSGGGQKLNPDLGSWYVRVNPEEFGGGADGYFDVAKADGTTMNTDHGKFTLKPTIGADGTTASITLSRTDGNFAKNANYEIVYQSLAEGGKIVPGKVYTNSATLNGGKNTTVSAQMAYKDPISYDVQLTQGFGSFGVKKYITGAHQNDVPADTKIRVNVAYELPNGTTEANYPTWANKPASNPYTVEVAAGQQQAGDTLREFPKGTKITLTEDTSAAALPGALGWGGKTFSINGTETPETATFSVDSSVQAVGLYNEVIEKTGSFSVVKKVEGSNKEAFSKETFQISYTCENGSEGTLEVKGDGTPVDGPSVPVGTNCEVTEKEKQADGGAEREGYTVDTKIDNGAFTIKEGDASATLVTVTNTYTEVPKPTPTPTPTEEPTPTPTPTEEPTPTPTPTEEPTPTPTPTEEPTPTPTPTEEPTPTPTPTEEPTPTPTPTEEPTPTPTPTEVPAPTPTPTEEPTPTPTPTEVPTPTPTPTEEPTPTPTPTEVPAPTPTPTEVPTPGTSASTPPSNSGSNLASTGSNAMPVIAAMAAFLVTGYVILAVRRRAS
- the acnA gene encoding aconitate hydratase AcnA, with translation MTSLNTFASRSTLDVEGRNYEIYRLDAVPGLERLPYSLKVLAENLLRTEDGANITADHVRALAAWDPAAEPDTEIQFTPARVVMQDFTGVPCIVDLATMREAVSDLGGDPEVINPLNPAEMVIDHSVQIDSFGLPGSLERNKEREYERNAERYQFLRWGQGALSNFRVVPPGTGIVHQVNIEYLARIVFTHEADGVTQAYPDTCVGTDSHTTMVNGLGVLGWGVGGIEAEAAMLGQPVSMLIPKVVGFKLSGAIPAGATATDVVLTITEMLRAHGVVGKFVEFYGEGVAEVPLANRATIGNMSPEFGSTAAIFPIDEVTLDYLRLTGRSEERVRLVEAYTKAQGMWHDPAREPVYSEYLELDLSTVVPSIAGPKRPQDRIVLSRAKESFQEVLPTYAAQPSEPTPVTMADGTATELDHGHVAIASITSCTNTSNPSVMMAAGLLARNAVARGLRSKPWVKTSTAPGSQVVTDYYEKAGLWPALNELGFNVVGYGCATCIGNSGPLPAEVSQAVNDADLAVVSVLSGNRNFEGRINPDVKMNYLASPPLVIAYALAGTMDIDFATEPLGQDPEGRDVFLSDIWPDPTEVQAVIDTTIDREMYTRDYADVFAGDERWQGLDTPEGDTFAWDEESTYVRKAPFFEGLTMELTPVTDIEDARVLALLGDSVTTDHISPAGAIKADSPAGRYLAEHGVARADFNSYGSRRGNHEVMIRGTFANIRLRNRLLDGVEGGYTRNFLTGEQESIFDASQAYQAAGIPLVVLGGKEYGSGSSRDWAAKGTALLGVKAVIAESFERIHRSNLIGMGVVPLQFPAGQSAESLGLDGTEIFSVTGLTALNEGTTPRTVAVKAQRADGSETSFDAVVRIDTPGEADYFRHGGILQYVLRQLASS